In Scatophagus argus isolate fScaArg1 chromosome 3, fScaArg1.pri, whole genome shotgun sequence, one genomic interval encodes:
- the si:dkey-19e4.5 gene encoding UBA_like_SF and PTH2 domain-containing protein: MEPSEQSGPDSVPQDVNPVFLQQLRELDIPEEAAKQALLHTRNVSAEEAAMYYFNKLENEEEGDDDLMFKMVFVVNMDLAMGVGKVAAQVGHAAVGLYQTLQEKNSWREMAWKWDHSGSKKVVVQGTNVAHLLELQALAMSLSLPTYLVQDAGLTQVEAGSRTVLAIMGEEEMVNNVTGSLKLL, translated from the exons ATGGAGCCATCAGAGCAGTCCGGCCCAGACTCTGTCCCTCAGGATGTCAACcctgtgtttctgcagcagctcagagagctgGACATCCCAGAGGAGGCAGCCAAACAG GCACTTCTGCACACTCGGAACGTGTCTGCCGAGGAGGCGGCCATGTACTACTTCAACAAGCTGGAGAATGAG GAGGAGGGTGACGATGACCTCATGTTCAAGATGGTGTTTGTGGTGAACATGGACCTCGCCATGGGTGTTGGAAAG gtggCAGCCCAGGTTGGCCATGCTGCTGTGGGTTTGTACCAGACTCTACAAGAGAAGAACAGCTGGAGGGAGATGGCCTGGAAGTGGGACCACAGCGG ATCAAAGAAGGTGGTGGTCCAGGGCACCAATGTGGCTCATCTACTGGAGCTGCAGGCCCTGGCCATGAGCCTCAGCCTGCCCACTTACCTGGTTCAGGATGCAGGGCTTACTCAG GTGGAGGCTGGGTCCCGCACTGTCCTGGCCATCATGGGTGAGGAGGAGATGGTGAACAATGTCACTGGGAGTCTCAAGCTGCTTTGA